Proteins encoded in a region of the Isoalcanivorax pacificus W11-5 genome:
- a CDS encoding pyridoxamine 5'-phosphate oxidase family protein: protein MPSTPDWPALLSDALAHNPHHSARYIQLATLSDSGDVTCRTLVCRRWLPDTGTLVATTDLRSHKVRGLRRHEQAEACWYLPARSEQFRLRGTVTLTGAEQGSSLREEIWEALPDTGKVLFTGPAPGTPLPPGYHGPDSTPPAHLPDCFALLTLQPVRVDYLNLSTSPHQRWLFEYHRGDAMRRQWHARGLVP, encoded by the coding sequence ATGCCGTCCACACCCGACTGGCCAGCGCTGCTCAGCGATGCGCTGGCGCACAATCCGCACCACAGCGCCCGTTATATCCAGCTGGCTACCCTCAGTGACAGCGGCGACGTCACCTGCCGCACACTGGTCTGCCGGCGCTGGCTGCCGGACACCGGCACCCTGGTCGCCACCACCGACCTGCGCAGCCACAAAGTGCGCGGCCTGCGCCGCCATGAACAGGCCGAGGCCTGCTGGTACCTGCCGGCCCGCAGCGAACAGTTTCGCCTGCGCGGGACCGTGACCCTGACCGGTGCCGAGCAGGGATCATCATTGCGCGAAGAGATATGGGAGGCGTTGCCGGACACCGGCAAAGTGCTGTTCACCGGCCCGGCGCCCGGCACACCGCTGCCGCCCGGTTACCACGGGCCCGACAGCACACCGCCGGCACACTTGCCGGACTGTTTTGCATTACTGACGCTGCAACCGGTGCGGGTGGACTACCTGAACCTGAGCACATCGCCGCATCAGCGCTGGCTGTTTGAATATCACCGTGGCGATGCGATGCGGCGGCAGTGGCATGCGCGGGGACTGGTACCGTGA
- a CDS encoding RNA polymerase sigma factor FliA — protein sequence MYTAQGKIDQDLLLEQHFPAVRRQALALQVKLPASIELDDLIQAGMVGLLDALRRFDPQAGASFATFASQRIRGAMIDELRSRDWLPRSVRRNARQLDQCIHALEQRLGRAPQEREIASAMGMSLADYRQLLNDTNNGQLLPFEDIVAEWGEPEAGSDGPPSPFNALQDDEQRQRLKRAIDALPEREKLLIALYYQEELNLKEIGAVLGVTESRVCQLHGQAVSRLRARLSE from the coding sequence ATGTATACGGCACAGGGCAAGATAGACCAGGACCTGCTGCTTGAGCAGCATTTCCCGGCAGTGAGACGACAGGCACTGGCGCTGCAGGTGAAACTGCCGGCGAGCATTGAACTGGATGACCTGATCCAGGCCGGCATGGTCGGCCTGCTGGACGCGTTGCGGCGTTTTGATCCCCAGGCGGGCGCCAGTTTCGCCACGTTTGCCAGCCAGCGCATTCGTGGCGCCATGATCGACGAACTGCGCAGCCGCGACTGGCTGCCACGCAGTGTGCGACGCAACGCGCGGCAACTGGACCAGTGCATCCACGCGCTGGAACAACGCCTGGGACGTGCACCGCAGGAGCGGGAAATCGCCAGCGCCATGGGCATGTCGCTGGCGGATTACCGGCAATTGCTCAACGACACCAACAACGGCCAGCTGCTGCCGTTCGAGGACATCGTGGCCGAATGGGGAGAGCCGGAAGCCGGCAGCGATGGCCCGCCGTCGCCGTTCAATGCACTACAGGATGACGAACAGCGGCAGCGCCTGAAACGCGCCATCGACGCCCTGCCGGAGCGGGAAAAACTGCTGATCGCGTTGTATTACCAGGAAGAGCTCAACCTGAAGGAAATCGGGGCGGTGCTGGGCGTGACGGAATCGCGCGTGTGCCAGTTGCACGGTCAGGCAGTGAGCCGGTTGCGGGCGCGGCTGTCGGAGTAG
- a CDS encoding flagellar protein FlhE, producing MRHLLCGALLWSVALAPAAGTLPPGSWVASAPALTVAVGGRGYHSAALRPRNIALVRGGEIVSVRWRYDAAPRVRGWVCHGAQAERCVALDGPRGHTRAFAGAAASGPFFFRFEVPRGTARAEPVQALQLIVNFR from the coding sequence GTGAGGCACCTGCTGTGCGGTGCGTTGCTGTGGAGTGTCGCCCTCGCGCCGGCGGCCGGCACGCTGCCGCCGGGCAGCTGGGTGGCGAGTGCCCCGGCGCTCACGGTGGCGGTGGGCGGGCGCGGTTATCACAGCGCGGCGTTGCGGCCGCGCAATATCGCGCTGGTGCGCGGCGGCGAGATTGTCAGCGTGCGCTGGCGCTACGACGCCGCGCCCAGGGTGCGTGGCTGGGTCTGCCATGGTGCGCAGGCCGAGCGCTGCGTGGCGCTCGACGGGCCACGTGGTCATACGCGCGCGTTTGCCGGCGCCGCTGCCAGCGGGCCGTTCTTCTTTCGCTTTGAAGTGCCGCGGGGCACCGCCCGTGCCGAACCGGTGCAGGCGCTGCAACTGATCGTGAATTTTCGCTGA